ACCTCGAGCGCCTCGAGCAGCAATTGCTCGCGGCTGGCGCGGGCGGCGCGCTCGTCGCTGCCGAGGCAGACCGCGGCGATCTCGACCGCGACGCCATCGCCCGACGGATCACCGAGCGTCACGCTCGACGCCTCGGGATCGAGCCCAGGATGGGCGGCGACCAGCACCCGCAGTGACTCGAGCCGCTGCCGCAAGACCGCGGGGCCGCCCCCGGCCGGGAGCGTGAGCGTGATCGCCAGCGGGATCCGGTCGCGCCCTGAATAGTTGACCAACTGCGACTTGGCGAACTCGGCGTTGGGGATCGAGATCACCGTCCGGTCGGTGCCGCGGATCCGCGTCGACCGCAGGCCGATCCGCTCCACGCGGCCGCGCACCGATCCATATTGGCACTCGTCGCCGATCCGCACCGGCTTGTCGGCAAAGATCACCAGGCCCGCGATCAGGTTTTCGACCGTGTACTGCGATGCCAGCGCGATCGCCAGCCCGCCGGCCCCGAGCCCCGCCACCAGCGGCGTGACCGGCACGCCGAACGAGTCGGCGGTGGCGATCAGGATCCAGGCGACGAGGAGGAACCGGCCAACGTTGCTCGCCAGCCGCACCACCTGCCCCTCGATCGAATCGTTCCCCAGGCCGCGCCAGGTGAGAAACCACTCGGTCGCCCAGGCGACCGCATCGAGCACGCCGGTCACGACGCCGACGAGCATCACCGCGCGGGCCGCGACCTTCACCGCCACCAGCGTGTCGCCGGTGAGGCGGATCTGCTGCGTGCAGAGCGAGTCGACGGCAAGTCCCACGGCCACGAGCGTTGCCGGCAGCAGGAGCCGCTCGACCACCTCGAGCCTGTCCCCCGCCGCACGGCTGCGGATCCGCAGCGCTCCCCACACCAGCGCCAGCCCGACGAGCACGACGACGAGCGTGGCCCCCCACTGCCACACCGTCTCGCCGGCGACCGTGGCATGGACCCAGGCGGGCAGGGCGTTGATCAGCGCCTCGGGCACCAGCGGCCCGCCGAGCTGGACATACGACTCGAACAGCCCCGGCGTCCCGGCATCGGGCCGGTAGGGCAGGTCGCGGACGCGCGCGAAGAATTCCTCCGCGCGGCCCACGGAGTCCGCGGAGAAGACGAAGTCGCCGGCGCGCGGGCCCCCGGCGATACGGACCAGCGTGATTTCGGTCCCGGGAAGCCGCCAGCGCTCGATCCCCGCGCTCTTCACCGCCGCCGCATCGGGGATCGCCGCGAGCGGCGGCAGGGGGATCCGGTCGAGGACCTCCTTGAGGCACACCGCCGCCTCGCGCCCTTCCGATTCGACGAGCGACGACGGGATCGCCGAAAGATCGAGGCAACCCAGCGCGCGGCGGATCAGGCGCGCGTTCTCACCGCGCACGCCGCGCCTGGCGTCGGGGTTCTTGAAGTTGGCGGCGACGCGGTCGACGGTCGAGAGGAACCCGGCGAGCGTCGCCTGCGGGCTGGCCATGTCGAGCGGCTCGAGCGGGCCCTCGTCGGCCGCAGCGCGGGGGGCTGCGAACCCGCCGACGAGGATCGAGGCCATCACGAGGGCGATGGCCTGCCACGCAGCGGCATGGCGACCGTGCCGAACGGACCGCGCTGTCGGGGAAAGCACCATGATGGGTCCGGGCGGGGAAAACGGACAATCGGACGGATAGGGGGATAGCAGCCCGCCCGTCGACCGACAAGGTCACGCCCGACCTCCAACGCCCCCGCCTACCCATCCGCCCCGGCCGTCGGCGACGGGGGCCCGTCGGCCCGAAGCCGGCGCCGTAATCCCCACCCAGAGGCGGGACAGCATTCGCGATCGTGCGGCGTTCCCCGAAGTGCTCGCGGTCGAGCCCAGCGACGAGCCACGGCCAAGCGGCTGTCGCAAGCGGTGCTGGATGCCACAGGCCCGCGCCGCTCATCGCCCGATGTCGCTTGCCGACGCCCGGCACCGCTTGGCCTTTCGTCCGGTCAAGCCTCGTCAGGGCCCCGCCGCCTCGAGGGTGTCGAGCTCCCCGCGCGCTTCGGCCGACCCGGGCATCGTCGCCACCGCCATCCGCAGGGCAGCGCGCGCCGCGGGCAGGTCGGTCGCGCGCAGGCAGCGCCCGAGGGCCAGCCAACTCGGCCCGTGCCCCGGCTCGAGCGCGAGACCGTCGCGCAGCACCGCCGCGGCGTCGGCCGCTTTTCCCTGCGTGTCGAGCGCCAGCGCCAATTGCAGCCGCACGTCGACCGACTCGCGGTCGATCGCCAGCGCCCGGCGAAACGCCTGCTCCGCCGCCGCCGCGTTCCCCGCGGCCAGTTGCATCCGCCCCTCGATGAATTCGTAGACCTCCGGATGCTCTTGCTCGAGCGACCGCGTGAGCAGATCAGCCGCGCGGATCTCACCGGCCGCCTCGAGCTGCGCTACCCGGCGGATCCGGCTCTCGCGCCCCACCCGCCGGACAGCCAGATGGGTAGCATACGGATCGGCCGGCCAAGGGCTGTCGGCAGGCAGCGCCGCCGCCTCCGCCGCGAGCCGTCGCGCGGCATCGGCCGCACCGCGCCTCGCGGCCACGAGCGCCACAACCTCCGCTGCCGCGCGGCGCACGCGCGGATCGCCGCGCACGGCCTCGGCGAGCGCCTCCGCT
This genomic stretch from Planctomycetota bacterium harbors:
- a CDS encoding mechanosensitive ion channel family protein, giving the protein MVLSPTARSVRHGRHAAAWQAIALVMASILVGGFAAPRAAADEGPLEPLDMASPQATLAGFLSTVDRVAANFKNPDARRGVRGENARLIRRALGCLDLSAIPSSLVESEGREAAVCLKEVLDRIPLPPLAAIPDAAAVKSAGIERWRLPGTEITLVRIAGGPRAGDFVFSADSVGRAEEFFARVRDLPYRPDAGTPGLFESYVQLGGPLVPEALINALPAWVHATVAGETVWQWGATLVVVLVGLALVWGALRIRSRAAGDRLEVVERLLLPATLVAVGLAVDSLCTQQIRLTGDTLVAVKVAARAVMLVGVVTGVLDAVAWATEWFLTWRGLGNDSIEGQVVRLASNVGRFLLVAWILIATADSFGVPVTPLVAGLGAGGLAIALASQYTVENLIAGLVIFADKPVRIGDECQYGSVRGRVERIGLRSTRIRGTDRTVISIPNAEFAKSQLVNYSGRDRIPLAITLTLPAGGGPAVLRQRLESLRVLVAAHPGLDPEASSVTLGDPSGDGVAVEIAAVCLGSDERAARASREQLLLEALEV
- a CDS encoding tetratricopeptide repeat protein, with translation MSKRRLPPRRSRPSLPGRDRQPARGALSRSVSARRAVSLSVAALCAGAAALVAALPSLVGPSVPELSPPPVDPAVARALDAARATVRNQPRVAAAWGDLGLFIAAHGDAPHALDCFRRAAALDEAAWHWPYYAAATLGPTDPAAAVAEVAAAITRDPAASWPRLARGEWLASLGRLPEARNDFEALLSREPDHARARLALARVALADGDLDQAEALAEAVRGDPRVRRAAAEVVALVAARRGAADAARRLAAEAAALPADSPWPADPYATHLAVRRVGRESRIRRVAQLEAAGEIRAADLLTRSLEQEHPEVYEFIEGRMQLAAGNAAAAEQAFRRALAIDRESVDVRLQLALALDTQGKAADAAAVLRDGLALEPGHGPSWLALGRCLRATDLPAARAALRMAVATMPGSAEARGELDTLEAAGP